One window from the genome of Sphaerotilus microaerophilus encodes:
- a CDS encoding dTDP-4-dehydrorhamnose 3,5-epimerase family protein — MKFVDLPVVGAKHVQAEPVRDERGAFARLWCRDEFARAGLPGELAQTSASFNTLAGTLRGLHFTWPPSGEGKLVRCARGRLHDLLLDLRPDSPSFGVHCAVVLDADERHAVWIPPGVAHGFQTLVDATEVHYSMNEPYRPELADGYRHDDPAFVALGLAWPLPVSCIGARDREWPAFDVQRHRQRWAAAQQGAR; from the coding sequence ATGAAGTTCGTCGACCTGCCCGTCGTCGGTGCGAAGCACGTCCAGGCCGAACCGGTCAGGGACGAACGTGGCGCCTTTGCCCGCCTCTGGTGCCGCGACGAGTTCGCCCGCGCCGGCCTGCCAGGCGAGCTGGCGCAGACCAGCGCCAGCTTCAACACGCTCGCGGGCACGCTGCGCGGCCTGCACTTCACCTGGCCGCCCAGCGGCGAGGGCAAGCTGGTGCGCTGCGCGCGCGGGCGCCTGCACGACCTGCTGCTGGACCTGCGCCCCGATTCACCCAGCTTCGGCGTGCACTGCGCCGTCGTGCTGGACGCGGATGAGCGCCACGCGGTGTGGATCCCGCCCGGCGTCGCGCACGGCTTCCAGACGCTGGTGGATGCCACCGAGGTGCACTACTCGATGAACGAGCCGTACCGGCCCGAGCTGGCCGACGGCTACCGCCACGACGACCCGGCCTTCGTCGCGCTGGGCCTGGCCTGGCCGCTGCCGGTGAGCTGCATCGGCGCCAGGGACCGCGAATGGCCGGCCTTCGACGTCCAGCGGCATCGGCAGCGCTGGGCTGCGGCGCAGCAGGGGGCGCGGTGA
- a CDS encoding DUF4910 domain-containing protein, with product MPLEALLQSERAAAVAADALVLMRELFPLVRSITGDGVRRTLDGVEAWIPLTRHEVPSGTPAFDWEVPNEWNVREAHITDVATGRRLVDLRDHSLHLVSYSTPLRALLTRAELEPHLHSLPDQPDAIPYRTSYYRETWGFCLSQRQRDALAACGEGPFDVVIDSTLAPGHLTYAECRVPGQSNDGADEAVVYTHVCHPGLANDNLTGIAAAAALARELLAGPRPRLTWRFVFAPGTIGALTWLARHEAELPRIRAGLVIGLLGDGGALTYKRSRRGDALPDRAAELIVPAAGGRLIDFEPYGYDERQFCSPGFDLPFGRLTRSPNAAYPEYHSSADNLDFVQPEALAGSLQCLAGLIGAIDANQTWRNLSPKGEPRLGKRGLYGLTGGAGPGQFEHALLWLLNQGDGHHDLIDVARRSRLPLPLLARAAAALVQAGLLAPADAHSFQPFNEEGTSP from the coding sequence ATGCCGCTTGAAGCGCTGCTGCAGTCCGAGCGCGCCGCCGCGGTGGCCGCGGATGCCTTAGTGCTGATGCGCGAGCTCTTCCCGCTCGTGCGCAGCATCACCGGCGACGGCGTGCGCCGCACGCTCGATGGCGTCGAGGCCTGGATTCCGCTCACCCGGCACGAGGTGCCCAGCGGCACCCCGGCGTTCGACTGGGAGGTGCCCAACGAGTGGAACGTGCGCGAAGCGCACATCACCGACGTCGCCACCGGCCGCCGGCTGGTGGACCTGCGCGACCACAGCCTGCACCTGGTCAGCTACTCCACGCCGCTGCGCGCGCTTCTCACCCGCGCCGAGCTGGAGCCGCACCTGCACTCGCTGCCCGATCAGCCCGACGCGATTCCCTACCGCACCAGCTACTACCGCGAGACCTGGGGCTTCTGCCTCAGCCAGCGCCAGCGGGATGCCTTGGCGGCCTGCGGAGAAGGCCCCTTCGACGTCGTCATCGACAGCACGCTCGCCCCCGGCCACCTGACCTACGCCGAGTGCCGCGTGCCGGGTCAATCGAACGACGGGGCCGACGAGGCGGTGGTCTACACCCACGTCTGCCACCCCGGGCTGGCCAATGACAACCTCACCGGCATCGCCGCCGCGGCCGCGCTGGCGCGCGAGCTGCTCGCCGGTCCGCGGCCGCGGCTCACCTGGCGCTTCGTCTTCGCGCCCGGCACCATCGGCGCGCTGACCTGGCTGGCCCGCCACGAGGCCGAGCTGCCGCGCATCCGCGCCGGACTGGTGATCGGCCTGCTCGGCGACGGCGGGGCGCTGACCTACAAGCGCAGCCGCCGCGGCGACGCCCTGCCCGACCGCGCCGCCGAGCTGATCGTGCCGGCCGCGGGCGGGCGGCTGATCGACTTCGAGCCCTACGGCTACGACGAGCGGCAGTTCTGCTCGCCGGGCTTCGACCTGCCGTTCGGCCGGCTCACCCGCTCGCCCAACGCCGCCTACCCGGAATACCACTCGTCGGCCGACAACCTGGACTTCGTCCAGCCCGAGGCGCTGGCCGGCTCGCTGCAGTGCCTGGCCGGGCTGATCGGCGCGATCGATGCCAACCAGACCTGGCGCAACCTCAGCCCCAAGGGCGAGCCGCGCCTGGGCAAGCGCGGCCTGTACGGGCTCACCGGCGGTGCCGGGCCGGGGCAGTTCGAGCACGCGCTGCTCTGGCTGCTCAACCAGGGCGACGGCCACCATGACCTGATCGACGTTGCCCGGCGCTCCCGGCTGCCCCTGCCGCTGCTGGCACGCGCGGCCGCGGCGCTGGTGCAGGCCGGGCTGCTGGCGCCGGCCGACGCCCACTCCTTTCAGCCATTCAACGAAGAAGGGACTTCGCCATGA
- a CDS encoding sugar phosphate nucleotidyltransferase, which yields MKVVLFCGGLGTRLREHSDTIPKPLVNIGVRPIIWHLMRYYAHFGHTEFILALGYRGDMIREYFLHYNEALSNDFVLSNGGRTVSLIKSDIADWRITFVDTGLHANIGQRLQRVRKYLGDDEEFLANYADALSDLPLDQHLADFRRTGAVASFMSVPSPQSFHALHGDDDGLVTSFGPMTDAGFWINAGFFCLRQEIFDHIEDGDELVERPFQRLIAERKLGTFRYRGFWQAMDTFKDKISYDRMEGRGDCPWMVWQQEDGATQPTTIIETPSLVTHLSAVPTAVPTTTPGAQPAAAPQPAPARSPARKRA from the coding sequence ATGAAAGTCGTGCTGTTCTGCGGCGGCCTGGGCACGCGCCTGCGCGAGCACTCGGACACCATCCCCAAGCCGCTGGTCAACATCGGCGTGCGGCCGATCATCTGGCACCTGATGCGCTACTACGCGCACTTCGGCCACACCGAGTTCATCCTCGCACTGGGCTACCGCGGCGACATGATCCGCGAGTACTTCCTGCACTACAACGAGGCGCTGTCCAACGACTTCGTGCTCAGCAACGGCGGGCGCACCGTCAGCCTCATCAAGAGCGACATCGCCGACTGGCGCATCACCTTCGTCGACACCGGCCTGCACGCCAACATCGGCCAGCGCCTGCAGCGCGTGCGCAAGTACCTGGGCGATGACGAGGAGTTCCTCGCCAACTACGCCGATGCCCTGAGCGACCTGCCGCTGGACCAGCACCTGGCCGATTTCCGCCGCACCGGCGCGGTGGCCAGCTTCATGTCCGTGCCCTCGCCGCAGAGCTTCCACGCCCTGCACGGCGACGACGACGGCCTGGTGACCTCCTTCGGCCCGATGACCGACGCCGGCTTCTGGATCAACGCCGGCTTTTTCTGCCTGCGCCAGGAGATCTTCGACCACATCGAGGACGGCGACGAACTGGTCGAGCGCCCCTTCCAGCGCCTGATCGCCGAGCGCAAGCTGGGCACCTTCCGCTACCGCGGCTTCTGGCAGGCCATGGACACCTTCAAGGACAAGATCAGCTACGACCGCATGGAAGGCCGTGGCGACTGCCCCTGGATGGTCTGGCAGCAGGAGGACGGCGCCACCCAGCCCACCACCATCATCGAGACGCCCAGCCTGGTCACGCACCTGAGTGCCGTGCCCACCGCCGTGCCCACCACCACACCCGGTGCCCAGCCCGCCGCTGCGCCGCAGCCCGCGCCCGCACGCAGCCCGGCGCGCAAGCGCGCCTGA
- a CDS encoding PIG-L deacetylase family protein: MLPLTFGAGRPPGEPLRVLCLGAHSDDIEIGCAGALLRWLAEVPGLEVTWVVLSASGARAEEARRSAQALLAGAAGHEIILGDFRDAHFPAEFERLKAFFQDLGRRLQPDLVLTHRLEDRHQDHRQVAELTWQTWRSQLVLEYEIPKYEGDLGQPNLYLPLPAEIAERKVQHLLAHFGSQRSKDWFRAETFRALMALRGIECRAESGFAEALHLRKAVL; encoded by the coding sequence ATGCTGCCGCTGACCTTCGGCGCGGGGCGCCCCCCGGGCGAGCCACTGCGCGTGCTCTGCCTGGGCGCGCACAGCGATGACATCGAGATCGGCTGCGCTGGCGCCCTGCTGCGCTGGCTGGCCGAGGTCCCGGGCCTGGAAGTGACCTGGGTGGTGCTCAGCGCCAGCGGCGCGCGCGCCGAGGAGGCCCGGCGCAGCGCGCAGGCCCTGCTGGCTGGCGCGGCCGGGCACGAGATCATCCTGGGTGACTTCCGCGACGCGCACTTCCCGGCCGAGTTCGAGCGCCTCAAGGCCTTCTTCCAGGACCTGGGCAGGCGCCTGCAACCCGACCTGGTGCTGACCCACCGGCTGGAAGACCGCCACCAGGACCACCGCCAGGTGGCCGAGTTGACCTGGCAGACCTGGCGCAGCCAGCTCGTGCTGGAGTACGAGATCCCCAAGTACGAGGGCGACCTCGGCCAGCCCAACCTCTACCTGCCGCTGCCCGCCGAGATCGCCGAGCGCAAGGTGCAGCACCTGCTGGCGCACTTCGGCAGCCAGCGCAGCAAGGACTGGTTCCGCGCCGAGACCTTCCGCGCGCTGATGGCGCTGCGCGGCATCGAGTGCCGCGCCGAGAGCGGCTTCGCCGAGGCCCTGCATCTGCGCAAGGCGGTGCTCTGA
- a CDS encoding glutamate-1-semialdehyde 2,1-aminomutase — protein MTAALPTSDLAQRLQRRAHELIPGGAHTYAKGDDQFPANAPPFIVRGQGCHAWDIDGREYIEYGMGLRAVTLGHAFAPVVEAVTRQLQHGVNFTRPAPIEQECAQTLLSTVPGAEMVKFCKDGSHAVDGAVRLARAATGRDGVAICADHPFFSTGDWFIGTSEMNAGIPAATRRLVHAFPYNDRAALQALFADHPGQIACVVMEAARIDEPDVGYLQWVKDTVHAHGALLVFDEMITGFRWHLGGAQAEYGVTADLTTYGKALANGFSVSALAGRRELMRLGGLDHDRERVFLLSTTHGAQTHELAAAIATMRFYREHPVIETLQARGQRLREGVTQASAALGLGRQVGVVSRDCNLLFYTRDAQGQPSQPLRTLFMQELVRHGILAPSFVVSWSHSEADIDRTIDAVARALQVYRQALDGGVERFLQGPAVQPVFRRFA, from the coding sequence ATGACCGCCGCCCTGCCCACCTCCGACCTGGCACAGCGCCTGCAGCGCCGCGCCCATGAGCTGATCCCCGGCGGCGCGCACACCTATGCCAAGGGCGACGACCAGTTCCCCGCCAACGCGCCGCCCTTCATCGTGCGCGGGCAGGGCTGCCACGCCTGGGACATCGACGGGCGGGAGTACATCGAGTACGGCATGGGCCTGCGCGCGGTGACGCTGGGCCACGCCTTCGCCCCGGTGGTGGAGGCGGTCACCCGCCAGCTCCAGCACGGCGTCAACTTCACCCGCCCCGCGCCCATCGAGCAGGAGTGCGCGCAGACGCTGCTGTCCACCGTGCCCGGCGCGGAGATGGTCAAGTTCTGCAAGGACGGCTCCCACGCGGTGGACGGCGCGGTGCGCCTGGCGCGCGCCGCCACCGGGCGCGACGGCGTGGCGATCTGCGCGGACCACCCCTTCTTCTCGACGGGCGACTGGTTCATCGGCACCAGCGAGATGAACGCCGGCATCCCGGCCGCCACGCGCCGGCTGGTGCACGCCTTCCCGTACAACGACCGCGCCGCGCTGCAGGCCCTCTTTGCCGACCACCCCGGCCAGATCGCCTGCGTGGTGATGGAGGCCGCCCGCATCGACGAGCCCGACGTTGGCTACCTCCAGTGGGTCAAGGACACCGTGCACGCCCACGGCGCGCTGCTGGTGTTCGACGAGATGATCACGGGCTTTCGCTGGCACCTGGGCGGCGCACAGGCCGAGTACGGCGTCACCGCCGACCTGACCACCTACGGCAAGGCACTGGCCAACGGCTTCTCGGTCTCGGCGCTGGCCGGCCGGCGCGAGCTGATGCGCCTGGGCGGGCTGGACCACGACCGCGAGCGCGTCTTCCTGCTGTCCACCACCCACGGCGCGCAGACCCACGAGCTGGCTGCCGCCATCGCAACGATGCGCTTCTACCGCGAGCACCCGGTCATCGAGACGCTGCAAGCGCGCGGGCAGCGCCTGCGCGAGGGCGTCACCCAGGCCAGCGCCGCGCTGGGCCTGGGCCGGCAGGTGGGTGTGGTCAGCCGCGACTGCAACCTGCTCTTCTACACCCGCGACGCCCAGGGCCAGCCCAGCCAGCCGCTGCGCACCCTGTTCATGCAGGAGTTGGTGCGCCACGGCATCCTGGCGCCCTCCTTCGTGGTCAGCTGGTCCCATTCGGAGGCCGACATCGACCGCACCATCGACGCCGTGGCGCGGGCCCTGCAGGTCTACCGCCAGGCGCTGGACGGCGGCGTCGAGCGTTTTCTGCAAGGGCCGGCGGTTCAGCCGGTCTTCAGGCGCTTTGCGTAA
- a CDS encoding SDR family NAD(P)-dependent oxidoreductase, which produces MPHTEPPALAPATPGTLRLALVSGGSRGLGRALCERLQDEGFQVVEFSRAAPYRYSVRSDLADPALARAIIAATLVRFDPGTVGELLVISNASTLQPIGPVERQRPTAIVANLNANLVAPVAWLGAVLAHFQASPARKVIAQITSGAARRPHAGLALYGAAKAGMEQFLRVLAHEQQERAQPFITVSVDPGALDTDMQAELRDAPAQDLPGRADFEQRQQLGQLMDAEAAATEIVTLLCSPRLKTGMRYRVGPSGDTAPAPLDERLG; this is translated from the coding sequence ATGCCCCACACCGAGCCTCCCGCGCTGGCGCCTGCAACGCCGGGCACGCTGCGACTCGCACTGGTTTCCGGCGGCTCGCGCGGCCTGGGGCGGGCCCTGTGCGAGCGGCTGCAGGACGAGGGCTTCCAGGTGGTGGAGTTCTCGCGCGCCGCCCCGTACCGCTACTCGGTACGCTCCGACCTGGCGGACCCGGCGCTGGCGCGCGCCATCATCGCTGCAACGCTGGTCCGCTTCGACCCGGGCACCGTCGGCGAGCTGCTGGTGATCAGCAACGCCAGCACGCTGCAGCCCATCGGCCCGGTGGAGCGGCAGCGGCCCACGGCCATCGTCGCCAACCTGAACGCCAACCTCGTCGCCCCCGTGGCTTGGCTGGGTGCGGTGCTGGCGCACTTCCAGGCCAGCCCGGCGCGCAAGGTGATCGCCCAGATCACCAGCGGTGCAGCGCGGCGCCCGCACGCCGGCCTGGCGCTCTACGGTGCGGCCAAGGCGGGCATGGAGCAGTTCCTGCGTGTGCTGGCCCACGAGCAGCAGGAGCGCGCGCAGCCCTTCATCACCGTGAGCGTCGACCCCGGCGCGCTCGACACCGACATGCAGGCGGAACTGCGCGATGCGCCCGCCCAGGACCTGCCCGGCCGCGCCGACTTCGAGCAGCGCCAGCAGCTCGGCCAGCTGATGGACGCCGAGGCCGCCGCCACCGAGATCGTCACCCTGCTGTGCTCGCCCCGGCTGAAGACCGGCATGCGCTACCGCGTTGGGCCGAGCGGCGATACCGCACCCGCCCCGCTGGACGAGCGCCTGGGCTGA
- a CDS encoding TonB-dependent receptor — protein MKPLLPPLAPGHAHPRLHALRALQVATLACCALAGQAGAQSTAPATAPTADAARPALERVEIIGTTPIPGTGLDRDKLPGNVQHFGGARLREAAAQNLPDLLRSQVGSVSVVETQGNPYQLEVNYRGFTASPLLGQPQGLSVFLDGVRLNEPFGDVVNWDLVPRNALASLTVMPGSNPVFGLNTLGGALALTTKRGDTHPGSEVELGVGAFGRRSLELSHGMTLGEGTHLFLAGDVYQEDGWRDHSPSDLRHVFVRLDHRSGPLDGSLSVMGADNDLIGNGLLPETLLAVDRAQIYTRPDQTRNRLAGLTGRVGLDLGAGQRLEAQAHARQLKARTVNGDLNDEWDGVSPLTGVENRTAASQRSSGLTLQWQRSSADSLVIVGASHERSRTHFEQTEAEGVLDASRAVTDLEDEELNAAIAGRSRTHSVYATGTLQATPALAVTASGRYNQTHVTTVDEGRLRGLTTALDSDHRFRAFNPALGATWALSPGLTAYGNASQGNRAPSPIELGCSDPDNPCILPNALQADPPLKQVISRSLEAGLRGEALPGWRWNAGVFSTTNRDDILFISNGRAAGYFANFGKTRRQGLELGLSGRSGAFDAALHYTRLAATYRSPACLVAQANSTANSSSLCTGEDEIEVRSGDRLPGLPENVFKLDVGWRGLPGLPNLRIGANLQAQSGLYVRGNENNRHQSDGADFHGSGRTAGFAILNLQARWQVAPGWTVLGKVNNAFDRRHATGGLLGENAFNAAGQLQAPDDWRDEQFVAPGTPRSWTLALQWRFGG, from the coding sequence ATGAAGCCCCTGCTCCCCCCCCTCGCTCCCGGACACGCCCACCCTCGCCTGCACGCCCTGCGGGCCCTACAGGTGGCCACCCTCGCCTGCTGCGCGCTGGCAGGCCAGGCGGGGGCCCAGTCCACCGCCCCAGCCACGGCCCCGACCGCCGATGCGGCCCGGCCCGCGCTCGAACGCGTCGAGATCATCGGCACCACCCCCATCCCCGGCACCGGGCTGGACCGCGACAAGTTGCCCGGCAACGTCCAGCACTTCGGCGGCGCGCGCCTGCGCGAGGCCGCTGCACAGAACCTGCCGGACCTGCTGCGCAGCCAGGTCGGCTCCGTCAGCGTGGTCGAGACCCAGGGCAACCCCTATCAGCTCGAAGTCAACTACCGCGGCTTCACCGCCAGCCCGCTGCTGGGCCAGCCGCAGGGCCTGTCGGTCTTCCTGGACGGCGTGCGGCTCAACGAGCCCTTTGGCGACGTGGTGAACTGGGACCTGGTGCCGCGCAACGCCCTGGCCAGCCTCACGGTGATGCCCGGCTCCAACCCCGTCTTCGGGCTCAACACCCTGGGTGGTGCGCTGGCGCTCACCACCAAGCGAGGCGACACCCACCCGGGCAGCGAGGTCGAGCTGGGCGTCGGCGCCTTCGGACGGCGCAGCCTGGAGCTGTCGCACGGCATGACGCTGGGCGAAGGCACCCACCTCTTCCTGGCCGGCGACGTCTACCAGGAAGACGGCTGGCGCGACCACTCGCCCTCCGATCTGCGCCACGTCTTCGTGCGCCTCGACCACCGCAGCGGCCCGCTCGACGGGTCCCTCAGCGTCATGGGTGCCGACAACGACCTGATCGGCAACGGCCTGCTGCCCGAGACCCTGCTCGCCGTCGACCGCGCCCAGATCTACACCCGCCCCGACCAGACCCGCAACCGCCTCGCCGGCCTCACTGGCCGCGTCGGCCTCGACCTGGGCGCCGGCCAGCGCCTGGAGGCCCAGGCGCACGCCCGCCAGCTCAAGGCCCGCACCGTCAACGGCGACCTGAACGACGAGTGGGACGGCGTCTCCCCCCTGACCGGCGTCGAAAACCGCACCGCCGCCAGCCAGCGCAGCAGCGGCCTCACCCTGCAGTGGCAGCGCAGCAGCGCCGACAGCCTCGTCATCGTCGGTGCCTCGCATGAGCGCAGCCGCACCCACTTCGAGCAGACCGAGGCCGAAGGCGTGCTCGACGCCAGCCGCGCCGTCACCGACCTGGAGGACGAAGAGCTCAACGCCGCCATCGCCGGGCGCTCGCGCACCCACAGCGTCTATGCCACCGGCACCCTGCAGGCCACGCCCGCCCTGGCGGTCACCGCCTCGGGCCGCTACAACCAGACCCACGTCACCACCGTGGACGAAGGGCGCCTGCGCGGCCTCACCACCGCGCTGGACAGCGACCACCGCTTCCGTGCCTTCAACCCCGCCCTGGGCGCCACCTGGGCCCTCAGCCCTGGCCTGACCGCCTACGGCAACGCCAGCCAGGGCAACCGCGCGCCCAGCCCCATCGAGCTGGGCTGCTCCGACCCCGACAACCCCTGCATCCTCCCCAACGCCCTGCAGGCCGACCCGCCGCTCAAGCAGGTCATCTCCCGCTCGCTGGAGGCCGGCCTGCGCGGCGAGGCCCTGCCCGGCTGGCGCTGGAACGCCGGCGTGTTCAGCACCACCAACCGCGACGACATCCTCTTCATCAGCAACGGCCGCGCCGCCGGCTACTTCGCCAACTTCGGCAAGACCCGCCGCCAGGGTCTCGAACTCGGCCTGAGCGGGCGTAGCGGCGCCTTTGATGCGGCGCTGCACTACACCCGCCTGGCCGCCACCTACCGCAGCCCCGCCTGCCTGGTCGCGCAGGCCAACAGCACCGCCAACAGCAGCAGCCTGTGCACCGGCGAGGACGAGATCGAGGTGCGCAGCGGCGACCGCCTGCCCGGCCTGCCCGAGAACGTCTTCAAGCTCGACGTCGGCTGGCGCGGCCTGCCCGGCCTGCCGAACCTGCGAATTGGCGCCAACCTGCAGGCCCAGTCCGGCCTCTACGTGCGCGGCAACGAGAACAACCGCCACCAGAGCGACGGTGCCGACTTCCACGGCAGCGGCCGCACCGCCGGCTTCGCGATCCTGAACCTGCAGGCCCGCTGGCAGGTCGCTCCCGGCTGGACCGTGCTCGGCAAGGTCAACAACGCCTTCGACCGCCGCCACGCCACCGGCGGCCTGCTGGGTGAAAACGCCTTCAACGCCGCCGGCCAGCTGCAGGCACCGGACGACTGGCGCGACGAACAGTTCGTCGCCCCCGGCACCCCGCGCTCCTGGACCCTCGCGCTGCAGTGGCGCTTCGGCGGCTGA
- a CDS encoding GGDEF domain-containing protein, translated as MSPLILLTCFQMLLYASMWGLAWAVIGDERRAVGHWLVYALGLALGLALMSQRPDMNVWLTEIGANVALLLAFICAQRGMLAFLRLPERTGEMLVLVAVTLAGMIWLGPVPQPRGWIHPGYLVAAAVGWVVLSTTWRAHRTLRDQFGRTVARVVATTNGVIGLINWVRVVIALVAPQNIVPLHVPSALNMGLVYMTMAAAASFNFMFLFLIVLRLLRRLTTLVQRDALTGLLNRRAMEQLLDRAWSRWRRLAEPFTVVSVDLDHFKHINDTWGHQAGDEVLKAAAGQLVAHVREVDAVGRVGGEEFMAVLEACASGVSTVAAERLRQAVAAEAVQVEAGVSIAVTASVGVATVSPGDANVGEMLKRADAALYRAKREGRNRVCTSEGEAAP; from the coding sequence ATGAGCCCCTTGATCTTGTTGACCTGCTTCCAGATGCTGCTCTACGCCAGCATGTGGGGGCTGGCCTGGGCGGTGATCGGCGACGAGCGGCGCGCCGTTGGCCACTGGCTGGTGTACGCGCTGGGCCTGGCGCTGGGGCTGGCACTGATGTCCCAGCGGCCGGACATGAACGTCTGGCTCACGGAGATTGGCGCCAACGTCGCGCTGCTGCTGGCCTTCATCTGCGCGCAGCGCGGCATGCTGGCCTTCCTGCGGCTGCCCGAGCGCACCGGCGAAATGCTGGTGCTGGTCGCAGTGACGCTGGCCGGCATGATCTGGCTGGGCCCGGTGCCGCAGCCCAGGGGCTGGATCCACCCCGGCTACCTGGTGGCCGCGGCGGTGGGCTGGGTGGTGCTGAGCACGACCTGGCGCGCGCACCGCACGCTGCGTGACCAGTTTGGCCGCACGGTGGCCCGGGTGGTGGCCACGACCAACGGGGTGATCGGCCTGATCAACTGGGTGCGCGTGGTGATCGCGCTGGTGGCACCGCAGAACATCGTGCCGCTGCATGTGCCCAGCGCGCTGAACATGGGGCTGGTCTATATGACGATGGCCGCGGCGGCGAGCTTCAACTTCATGTTTCTCTTCCTGATCGTGCTGCGCCTGCTGCGCCGGCTCACCACGCTGGTGCAGCGCGATGCGCTGACGGGCCTGCTCAACCGGCGGGCGATGGAGCAGCTGCTGGACCGGGCCTGGAGCCGCTGGCGCCGCCTGGCCGAGCCGTTCACGGTCGTGTCGGTCGATCTCGACCATTTCAAGCACATCAACGACACCTGGGGCCACCAGGCCGGCGACGAGGTGCTGAAGGCCGCGGCCGGCCAGCTCGTGGCCCATGTGCGCGAGGTGGATGCGGTGGGGCGCGTTGGCGGCGAGGAGTTCATGGCGGTGCTGGAGGCCTGCGCGTCCGGCGTGTCCACGGTGGCCGCGGAGCGGCTGCGCCAGGCCGTCGCTGCCGAGGCGGTGCAGGTGGAGGCCGGGGTGTCGATTGCCGTCACCGCCAGCGTGGGCGTGGCGACGGTCAGCCCAGGCGACGCGAACGTGGGCGAGATGCTGAAGCGGGCCGATGCCGCGCTGTACCGTGCCAAGCGCGAGGGGCGCAATCGGGTGTGCACGTCAGAGGGCGAGGCGGCGCCGTAG